In Planctomycetota bacterium, the DNA window TTGATGGAGACAGAGGTGGAATTGAACGGTAAGACGTCGCACATTTCAGCTACGCCGGTCCTGGATGGTAAGGGCAACCTGGAAAAGGTTATTCACATCCTTACGGATATAAGCGAGCATAAGCGGGCTGAAGAATCGTTACTCTTGTCCCGGAATCAAATGGAGGCCGTGGCGAAGATCGGAATCACGGTTAACTCCACTCTGAATATCAGCGAGGTATTGAACTACATCCTGACAGGTGCTCTTGAAGTTACGGGTGCATCGGTCGGCATGATATTCCTCAAGGATCAGGAGACGGGTTGCCTGAAATGGGGCGCTGCACATGGCTTGTCCGAGGCGTTTATTCAGTCCTATCGAGACCAGGTTATTAAACCCGGCGAGGGTTTAAGCGGCCGCATCGCCCAGACCGGTCAACCAATTTATATCGCGGAAAACTCCTCGCTTGACCCGAGGATTGCCCGGTCTATAATCAAGACCGCAGGATTTAACAGCTTCATCGGCGTGCCGGTTTATGCCGAGGATAAAATCGTCGCCGTGATGAATGTCCTGACCAAACCGCCGGATGTTTTGGGGGAAGATAAAACCGCCCTGATTAAGGCCGTGGCCACGCAGGTGGGCTTCGCTATTCGCAATGCCCGGCTTTTCAATGAACGCCAAAAGGCCGAAGAGGCCCTCCAACGGAGTGAGCGTAACCTGGTCGAGGCGCAGCACATCGCGCACATCGGAAGTTATGAATATGACGTGGTGAATAAACGGCTGTATTGGTCGGATGAGATTTTACACATCTTGGGTATTTCACGCCGGGATTTCAAGGGCAATATCGATGATTTCTTAAGCCGCAACCATCCAGACGATAACGAACTGGTTAAAAAAGCCGTCAAGGAAGCCATGGAACAGAGAAAGGCGGGAGATTTTATACATCGCGTCATAAGGGCTGATGGCGCTGTCCGGACGGTTCATGAACGTATCAGTCCATTTTTTGACGAAAAAGGACAGGTAATACGCTACATCGGTGCGGTCCATGATATTACTGAGCGCAAGCAGGCCGAAGAGGCCCTAAAGAAGAGCGAGGAAAAATTCAGGATGCTTGCCGAAAAAGCAATTGTGGGTATCTATATTATCCAGGACATGAAGATGGTTTACATCAATCCCAGTTGCGTCAGGGCCCTTGGGTATGAATCCGGAGAAGCCGCCGATCGACTCGGCCTGCAAGACATAATTCATCCTGATGATTTCCGGCTCGCAAGGCAACGGGTTCAGGAAAGATTGGAAGGCAAAGAGGGGAAAGCCAATGCGATCTACAGGGCAGTAAGAAAAGACGGTTCGACTATTGATATCGAGGTTTACAGTATGCTTACGGAATATCAGGGCCGGCCGGCTGTGATGGGGACCGTGATGGACATTACCGAGCGCAAACGGGCCGAAGAGATGCTGAAGGAGAGTGAAAATCGTTTTAGGCAGATAGCCGAAAGCTCCGAAGAGTGGATTTGGGAGGTCGATAATAAAGGTTTATATACCTATGCCAGCCCGGTCGTAGAAAAAATTCTCGGCTATACGCCGGAGGAAATCGTCGGGAAAAAGCATTTTTACGACCTCTTTATCCCGGATATGCGGGAAAAACTTAAGAAGGCCGCCTTTGAAGGCTTTGATAAAAAAATGCCTTTTAAAGAATTTGTCAACCCAAATGAGCATAAAGATGGGCGCATCATTATACTGGAAACAAATGGAATGCCGATTTTAGATAGTATGGGGAACTTGTTGGGTTATCGCGGTGCAGACATTAATATCACCGAGCGCAGGAAGATGCAGGAGATGCTGGTGGAATCCGAGGAAAAGTATCGGACGATGGTAGAGAATTCCAATGACTTAATATGGGCGCTTGATGTTGAAGGGCGCCTGATTTTCGTTAATAAGCGGGCGCTGGAAATCGGCGGCTATCTGATGGCGGAACTGGATAAAAAGCATTTCAGCCTGGGGGTTCACCCTGATGATTTGGACAGAGTAAAAATGCACGTTGGCAGAACGCTTAAGGGAGAATCCCAGACCTACGAGGCGCGGGTCATCGACCGCCATGACCGGATATTGGTACTTCAAATTAATGCTGCGCCCCTGTACCGGAATAAGCAGGTGATAGGGACGGTCAGTTTTGCGCGCGACATCACCGAAAGCAAGAAAGCCGAGGAGGCGCTGCGGGAGAGCGAGGAGAAGTTCAGGGGGCTGGCCGACCAGTCGCCCAACATGATTTTCATTAATAGTCGAGGGCGCGTTATTTATGTCAACAAAAAATGCGAGGAGATAATGGGCTATTCAAGAAAAGAGTTTTACTCCGAGAAATTCGATTTCATGGATATAATCGCGCCGGATTCAAGGAAGTTGATTAAAGATAATCTTAAGAAGCATTTAAAGGGCAAGGAGATACCGCCCTATGAATATAAACTCCGGACCAAGGATGGAAAAGAAATAGTCGGCATACATACCACTAAGTTAATTGATATTAAAGGGGAAAGGGCTGTTTTGGGCATAATAACCGATATCACCGAGCAGGTCCAATCACGGGAGCAAATCCGGGCCCAGGCCGTGTCCCTGGAGCAGAAAAACGCCGCCTTAAAGGAACTTCTGGAGCAGATTACCAGGGAGAAAAAGGACATTACCGACAAGATGCATACCAACCTGGAAAAACTGGTCATACCCAAGATAAAGAGGATGAAAAGCAAATCCGAAGAAGGTCTCAAAGACCAACTCGGAATTATCGAAAGGCATATCAAGAATATCGCGTCCTCGTTCGGCAAAAAGATATCCTCCGGCCAGCGGGCCCTGTCAACCCGCGAAATAGAAATCTGCGACATGATACGGGACGGGCTCAAGAATAAGGCCATTGCCCGGGAACTGCGCCTCTCCTTGGAGACGGTCGAAACCATGCGCAAGAATATCCGGCGCAAGCTGAAAATCCAGAATAAAGAGGTAAACCTCAAAACCTACCTCCAGACCCTGTAACCGGATAATCAGCCTTTAACGCCCCCGGCCAGGCCAAAGTGGGTATGCTGCATACCCATTTCTACCCTAAATTTCCTACCTTGACGTTTCGCTGATATCAGCTATATTATAGGCAGACCAATGATGAACTCCCTCAGACGGGTAAAACAAAAGGGGGAGAGAAGCTGGCTTCTCCAGAGTTTTCTACTTAAGTGTATGCATCAGCGAGGGGTCATGTCTATCTCCCCCTTTAAGATAAAATAGAAGAGGGGATGCGGCTCCTGGGGTTTGCTGCCAAGAGATATGCATCAGAGTGGGGCCAAATCTCCCCTTTTTCTGGTATCAGGCCTATGAACAGATTAGAGTTGAAATTCTCCACCTCGGCTGAGATGACCCGGGCCGTATTCCAGATGTTCAGCCGGATACTCAACTCGGTCGGGATGGACGAGGAAACCCGGACCAGGTTTATGCTGGCGGTCGGCGAGGCCATAGACAATGCCGTGATTCACGGCAATAAATTCTCGGCCGATAAATTCATAGAAGTGGAGTGCTTCTGCAATTTAAATAAAATAACTTTTATGGTGGCGGACCAGGGCGACGGTTTTGATTATCGCAAGCATCTGGATACCCCGATTGCTGAATTCCAGGCGCCTAAACTTATAGAAAAGACAATGAAGTTCGGTTCTCCGGGCGGGCTGGGCCTGGCCCTGATCCGAAAGTGTGCTGATGAAGTTATCTTCACCCCTCCGGGCAATCGGGTGAGTTTTGTTAAATATATCTAAGGATAGGAATGGCAATATGGCATATCTGACTGCAAGCCGGGAAGGCAAACGATTCCTGGGCAATCGGGACAAAAAAGAGGTCCACGACCTGAAGTGTGAAGACGTAAGCCAAAACGGCTGCGGGGTTAACGAGTTCATCCGTTCCGACAATGCGGTCGGCTTTATCGTCGATACTCTGGACCAGGCGCACCAGGAAAGATACACCGCCTGCCCTAAATGCATCGGTAAAACGGAGCAATAAGGCGTCCCGGTTCCGGCCCGGCGCTTATCAATAGATGCATTCTTATTTCCCCAAACGCCATTCACGCAAATATATTCCTGAATTTTTTATTGACAGTTCTATGTCAATTTGATTGGTTAACGGATAAGAGGGAAGATATTTTATGACCGACGAACCCAAAGGGACCGCGTCCAGCGAACCGCAAGT includes these proteins:
- a CDS encoding PAS domain S-box protein, which produces MIEHLESPGDKLVDYENWKAIMLNTLKYQIYIVSPEYDFIWVNKAFEEEIGLSLSELKGKKCYEVIHRANKPSEICLLYNMLKDNKFRLMETEVELNGKTSHISATPVLDGKGNLEKVIHILTDISEHKRAEESLLLSRNQMEAVAKIGITVNSTLNISEVLNYILTGALEVTGASVGMIFLKDQETGCLKWGAAHGLSEAFIQSYRDQVIKPGEGLSGRIAQTGQPIYIAENSSLDPRIARSIIKTAGFNSFIGVPVYAEDKIVAVMNVLTKPPDVLGEDKTALIKAVATQVGFAIRNARLFNERQKAEEALQRSERNLVEAQHIAHIGSYEYDVVNKRLYWSDEILHILGISRRDFKGNIDDFLSRNHPDDNELVKKAVKEAMEQRKAGDFIHRVIRADGAVRTVHERISPFFDEKGQVIRYIGAVHDITERKQAEEALKKSEEKFRMLAEKAIVGIYIIQDMKMVYINPSCVRALGYESGEAADRLGLQDIIHPDDFRLARQRVQERLEGKEGKANAIYRAVRKDGSTIDIEVYSMLTEYQGRPAVMGTVMDITERKRAEEMLKESENRFRQIAESSEEWIWEVDNKGLYTYASPVVEKILGYTPEEIVGKKHFYDLFIPDMREKLKKAAFEGFDKKMPFKEFVNPNEHKDGRIIILETNGMPILDSMGNLLGYRGADINITERRKMQEMLVESEEKYRTMVENSNDLIWALDVEGRLIFVNKRALEIGGYLMAELDKKHFSLGVHPDDLDRVKMHVGRTLKGESQTYEARVIDRHDRILVLQINAAPLYRNKQVIGTVSFARDITESKKAEEALRESEEKFRGLADQSPNMIFINSRGRVIYVNKKCEEIMGYSRKEFYSEKFDFMDIIAPDSRKLIKDNLKKHLKGKEIPPYEYKLRTKDGKEIVGIHTTKLIDIKGERAVLGIITDITEQVQSREQIRAQAVSLEQKNAALKELLEQITREKKDITDKMHTNLEKLVIPKIKRMKSKSEEGLKDQLGIIERHIKNIASSFGKKISSGQRALSTREIEICDMIRDGLKNKAIARELRLSLETVETMRKNIRRKLKIQNKEVNLKTYLQTL
- a CDS encoding ATP-binding protein, whose product is MNRLELKFSTSAEMTRAVFQMFSRILNSVGMDEETRTRFMLAVGEAIDNAVIHGNKFSADKFIEVECFCNLNKITFMVADQGDGFDYRKHLDTPIAEFQAPKLIEKTMKFGSPGGLGLALIRKCADEVIFTPPGNRVSFVKYI